From Watersipora subatra chromosome 2, tzWatSuba1.1, whole genome shotgun sequence, one genomic window encodes:
- the LOC137387343 gene encoding prolyl 3-hydroxylase 1-like isoform X2, translated as MKFFLAVIISVNEIFLCSVVSFNADQPVIEKTECDLEYTLMKDAYYDDQWNACVKHGSTAMLLFNQHQIELANCHASCHIAEQFTSPDILVAQYSSSLLQTSCISQCKPTTLKYYSSLLRREPYDYIQICYFKLGESSKGAAAATTFLVVNPTHEYMRNNLKNYKNVLHVGRDHFIDLEAGEYETLYKQGVDLYEGGKWFEQAKSMLAALNNYHLSYNNCSLLCEAGYQAYTSDYDENHSVAGAIADQMEKMVRCKHGCRARLSKLDLQIVKDILTNMYHHLQYSYTKLGDYSQGAAYAAAFLLHHPWDADMLRNKKYLMETMQVSDELFIPPEREMRHKEIIDSLDRLMNYLDTEYISQHSDGISRKDRKHLLEEFHGGNIEVNATGEILGGPERFVADGFATQQECESLIEMCKVYGNVGDGYTEKNPHTLRENFQGISVDTAIELVEGGLFSSSLLSLYLELSERTREYTQLYFNLHQLYFDFTHLVCRTAVDAGAVRDDLSHPIHSDNCIIQENGLCNKVPPAYAQRDYSGILYLNDDFEGGEFFFTDKSLHEQASVKPKCGRLVAFNAGDFHGVKAVQSGRRCAVAVWFTLNPDFMELSRINALNLLKDKKAIRDEL; from the exons ATGAAGTTTTTTCTTGCGGTGATCATCTCTGTTAACGAGATATTTTTGTGTTCAGTTGTTAGTTTCAATGCAGATCAACCGGTCATTGAGAAGACTGAATGCGACCTAGAGTACACGCTGATGAAAGATGCGTATTATGATGACCAATGGAACGCTTGCGTAAAGCATGGATCGACTGCAATGCTCCTTTTTAATCAGCACCAAATTGAACTGGCAAACTGTCATGCTTCTTGTCACATAGCGGAACAATTTACATCTCCTGACATTCTTGTTGCACAATATAGCTCAAGCTTGCTCCAAACCAGTTGTATTAGTCAATGCAAGCCTACCACTTTAAAGTATTACTCTAGTCTTTTGCGACGGGAGCCATATGATTACATACAGATTTGTTACTTTAAG CTTGGTGAATCCTCGAAAGGGGCAGCAGCTGCGACAACATTCCTAGTTGTGAATCCAACTCATGAGTATATGCGAAATAACTTGAAAAATTACAAGAATGTTCTGCATGTTGGAAGGGACCACTTTATTGATTTGGAAGCAGGCGAATATGAG ACACTGTATAAACAAGGTGTGGATTTATATGAAGGTGGGAAGTGGTTTGAACAGGCTAAATCTATGCTTGCTGCATTAAATAACTACCATCTGTCATATAATAACTGCTCTCTGCTTTGTGAGGCTGGATACCAGGCCTACACTTCTGATTATGATGAGAACCACAGTGTTGCGGGTGCTATTGCTG ATCAGATGGAGAAAATGGTACGGTGTAAGCATGGGTGCAGAGCTAGACTCTCCAAACTAGACTTGCAGATAGTGAAGGACATTCTCACTAATATGTATCATCACCTGCAGTATTCATATACCAAAC TTGGTGATTACTCGCAAGGAGCTGCTTATGCTGCCGCCTTTCTCCTCCACCACCCATGGGATGCTGACATGTTGAGGAACAAGAAGTACCTGATGGAAACTATGCAGGTGTCGGATGAGCTTTTTATACCGCCAGAG AGGGAAATGCGACACAAAGAGATTATTGATAGCTTGGATCGACTGATGAACTATCTCGACACTGAGTATATATCTCAGCACTCTGATGGTATCTCG AGGAAAGATAGAAAGCATCTACTAGAAGAGTTTCATGGAGGAAACATAGAG GTGAATGCTACTGGAGAAATTTTAGGTGGTCCTGAGAGATTTGTTGCAGATGGATTTGCCACCCAGCAGGAGTGTGAATCACTGATTGAGATGTGCAAG GTCTATGGAAATGTCGGGGACGGTTACACAGAAAAGAACCCCCACACTCTACGCGAAAATTTTCAAGGAATCTCTGTAGACACAGCCATTGAG CTGGTGGAAGGAGGCTTGTTCAGCTCTTCATTATTGAGTTTATACCTTGAGCTAAGTGAAAGAACTCGGGAGTACACACAACTGTATTTTAACCTACACCAGTTGTACTTTGACTTTACTCACCTCGTATGTCGCACTGCTGTAG ATGCTGGTGCTGTCAGAGATGATCTTAGCCATCCTATTCACTCTGACAATTGCATCATACAGGAGAATGGACTGTGCAACAAAGTCCCTCCAGCGTATGCCCAGAGAGACTACAG TGGAATCCTTTACCTGAATGATGACTTCGAAGGAGGTGAGTTTTTCTTCACAGACAAAAGTCTACATGAGCAG GCTAGCGTGAAACCAAAGTGTGGTCGCTTGGTTGCATTTAATGCCGGAGACTTCCATGGTGTCAAAGCTGTTCAATCTGGTCGAAGATGCGCTGTTGCGGTTTGGTTCACTCTCAACCCAGACTTCATGGAACTTTCCAGAATCAATGCACTTAATCTGCTAAAAGACAAAAAGGCCATCCGTGATGAGCTCTAG
- the LOC137387343 gene encoding prolyl 3-hydroxylase 1-like isoform X1 produces the protein MKFFLAVIISVNEIFLCSVVSFNADQPVIEKTECDLEYTLMKDAYYDDQWNACVKHGSTAMLLFNQHQIELANCHASCHIAEQFTSPDILVAQYSSSLLQTSCISQCKPTTLKYYSSLLRREPYDYIQICYFKLGESSKGAAAATTFLVVNPTHEYMRNNLKNYKNVLHVGRDHFIDLEAGEYETLYKQGVDLYEGGKWFEQAKSMLAALNNYHLSYNNCSLLCEAGYQAYTSDYDENHSVAGAIADQMEKMVRCKHGCRARLSKLDLQIVKDILTNMYHHLQYSYTKLGDYSQGAAYAAAFLLHHPWDADMLRNKKYLMETMQVSDELFIPPEREMRHKEIIDSLDRLMNYLDTEYISQHSDGISRKDRKHLLEEFHGGNIEVNATGEILGGPERFVADGFATQQECESLIEMCKVYGNVGDGYTEKNPHTLRENFQGISVDTAIEAGLVVKPFTEHEVLLGIQVNETQQLVEGGLFSSSLLSLYLELSERTREYTQLYFNLHQLYFDFTHLVCRTAVDAGAVRDDLSHPIHSDNCIIQENGLCNKVPPAYAQRDYSGILYLNDDFEGGEFFFTDKSLHEQASVKPKCGRLVAFNAGDFHGVKAVQSGRRCAVAVWFTLNPDFMELSRINALNLLKDKKAIRDEL, from the exons ATGAAGTTTTTTCTTGCGGTGATCATCTCTGTTAACGAGATATTTTTGTGTTCAGTTGTTAGTTTCAATGCAGATCAACCGGTCATTGAGAAGACTGAATGCGACCTAGAGTACACGCTGATGAAAGATGCGTATTATGATGACCAATGGAACGCTTGCGTAAAGCATGGATCGACTGCAATGCTCCTTTTTAATCAGCACCAAATTGAACTGGCAAACTGTCATGCTTCTTGTCACATAGCGGAACAATTTACATCTCCTGACATTCTTGTTGCACAATATAGCTCAAGCTTGCTCCAAACCAGTTGTATTAGTCAATGCAAGCCTACCACTTTAAAGTATTACTCTAGTCTTTTGCGACGGGAGCCATATGATTACATACAGATTTGTTACTTTAAG CTTGGTGAATCCTCGAAAGGGGCAGCAGCTGCGACAACATTCCTAGTTGTGAATCCAACTCATGAGTATATGCGAAATAACTTGAAAAATTACAAGAATGTTCTGCATGTTGGAAGGGACCACTTTATTGATTTGGAAGCAGGCGAATATGAG ACACTGTATAAACAAGGTGTGGATTTATATGAAGGTGGGAAGTGGTTTGAACAGGCTAAATCTATGCTTGCTGCATTAAATAACTACCATCTGTCATATAATAACTGCTCTCTGCTTTGTGAGGCTGGATACCAGGCCTACACTTCTGATTATGATGAGAACCACAGTGTTGCGGGTGCTATTGCTG ATCAGATGGAGAAAATGGTACGGTGTAAGCATGGGTGCAGAGCTAGACTCTCCAAACTAGACTTGCAGATAGTGAAGGACATTCTCACTAATATGTATCATCACCTGCAGTATTCATATACCAAAC TTGGTGATTACTCGCAAGGAGCTGCTTATGCTGCCGCCTTTCTCCTCCACCACCCATGGGATGCTGACATGTTGAGGAACAAGAAGTACCTGATGGAAACTATGCAGGTGTCGGATGAGCTTTTTATACCGCCAGAG AGGGAAATGCGACACAAAGAGATTATTGATAGCTTGGATCGACTGATGAACTATCTCGACACTGAGTATATATCTCAGCACTCTGATGGTATCTCG AGGAAAGATAGAAAGCATCTACTAGAAGAGTTTCATGGAGGAAACATAGAG GTGAATGCTACTGGAGAAATTTTAGGTGGTCCTGAGAGATTTGTTGCAGATGGATTTGCCACCCAGCAGGAGTGTGAATCACTGATTGAGATGTGCAAG GTCTATGGAAATGTCGGGGACGGTTACACAGAAAAGAACCCCCACACTCTACGCGAAAATTTTCAAGGAATCTCTGTAGACACAGCCATTGAG GCAGGACTCGTGGTGAAGCCCTTTACAGAGCACGAAGTCCTTCTTGGAATTCAAGTTAACGAAACTCAGCAA CTGGTGGAAGGAGGCTTGTTCAGCTCTTCATTATTGAGTTTATACCTTGAGCTAAGTGAAAGAACTCGGGAGTACACACAACTGTATTTTAACCTACACCAGTTGTACTTTGACTTTACTCACCTCGTATGTCGCACTGCTGTAG ATGCTGGTGCTGTCAGAGATGATCTTAGCCATCCTATTCACTCTGACAATTGCATCATACAGGAGAATGGACTGTGCAACAAAGTCCCTCCAGCGTATGCCCAGAGAGACTACAG TGGAATCCTTTACCTGAATGATGACTTCGAAGGAGGTGAGTTTTTCTTCACAGACAAAAGTCTACATGAGCAG GCTAGCGTGAAACCAAAGTGTGGTCGCTTGGTTGCATTTAATGCCGGAGACTTCCATGGTGTCAAAGCTGTTCAATCTGGTCGAAGATGCGCTGTTGCGGTTTGGTTCACTCTCAACCCAGACTTCATGGAACTTTCCAGAATCAATGCACTTAATCTGCTAAAAGACAAAAAGGCCATCCGTGATGAGCTCTAG
- the LOC137387343 gene encoding prolyl 3-hydroxylase 1-like isoform X3, with protein sequence MKFFLAVIISVNEIFLCSVVSFNADQPVIEKTECDLEYTLMKDAYYDDQWNACVKHGSTAMLLFNQHQIELANCHASCHIAEQFTSPDILVAQYSSSLLQTSCISQCKPTTLKYYSSLLRREPYDYIQICYFKLGESSKGAAAATTFLVVNPTHEYMRNNLKNYKNVLHVGRDHFIDLEAGEYETLYKQGVDLYEGGKWFEQAKSMLAALNNYHLSYNNCSLLCEAGYQAYTSDYDENHSVAGAIADQMEKMVRCKHGCRARLSKLDLQIVKDILTNMYHHLQYSYTKLGDYSQGAAYAAAFLLHHPWDADMLRNKKYLMETMQVSDELFIPPEREMRHKEIIDSLDRLMNYLDTEYISQHSDGISRKDRKHLLEEFHGGNIEVNATGEILGGPERFVADGFATQQECESLIEMCKAGLVVKPFTEHEVLLGIQVNETQQLVEGGLFSSSLLSLYLELSERTREYTQLYFNLHQLYFDFTHLVCRTAVDAGAVRDDLSHPIHSDNCIIQENGLCNKVPPAYAQRDYSGILYLNDDFEGGEFFFTDKSLHEQASVKPKCGRLVAFNAGDFHGVKAVQSGRRCAVAVWFTLNPDFMELSRINALNLLKDKKAIRDEL encoded by the exons ATGAAGTTTTTTCTTGCGGTGATCATCTCTGTTAACGAGATATTTTTGTGTTCAGTTGTTAGTTTCAATGCAGATCAACCGGTCATTGAGAAGACTGAATGCGACCTAGAGTACACGCTGATGAAAGATGCGTATTATGATGACCAATGGAACGCTTGCGTAAAGCATGGATCGACTGCAATGCTCCTTTTTAATCAGCACCAAATTGAACTGGCAAACTGTCATGCTTCTTGTCACATAGCGGAACAATTTACATCTCCTGACATTCTTGTTGCACAATATAGCTCAAGCTTGCTCCAAACCAGTTGTATTAGTCAATGCAAGCCTACCACTTTAAAGTATTACTCTAGTCTTTTGCGACGGGAGCCATATGATTACATACAGATTTGTTACTTTAAG CTTGGTGAATCCTCGAAAGGGGCAGCAGCTGCGACAACATTCCTAGTTGTGAATCCAACTCATGAGTATATGCGAAATAACTTGAAAAATTACAAGAATGTTCTGCATGTTGGAAGGGACCACTTTATTGATTTGGAAGCAGGCGAATATGAG ACACTGTATAAACAAGGTGTGGATTTATATGAAGGTGGGAAGTGGTTTGAACAGGCTAAATCTATGCTTGCTGCATTAAATAACTACCATCTGTCATATAATAACTGCTCTCTGCTTTGTGAGGCTGGATACCAGGCCTACACTTCTGATTATGATGAGAACCACAGTGTTGCGGGTGCTATTGCTG ATCAGATGGAGAAAATGGTACGGTGTAAGCATGGGTGCAGAGCTAGACTCTCCAAACTAGACTTGCAGATAGTGAAGGACATTCTCACTAATATGTATCATCACCTGCAGTATTCATATACCAAAC TTGGTGATTACTCGCAAGGAGCTGCTTATGCTGCCGCCTTTCTCCTCCACCACCCATGGGATGCTGACATGTTGAGGAACAAGAAGTACCTGATGGAAACTATGCAGGTGTCGGATGAGCTTTTTATACCGCCAGAG AGGGAAATGCGACACAAAGAGATTATTGATAGCTTGGATCGACTGATGAACTATCTCGACACTGAGTATATATCTCAGCACTCTGATGGTATCTCG AGGAAAGATAGAAAGCATCTACTAGAAGAGTTTCATGGAGGAAACATAGAG GTGAATGCTACTGGAGAAATTTTAGGTGGTCCTGAGAGATTTGTTGCAGATGGATTTGCCACCCAGCAGGAGTGTGAATCACTGATTGAGATGTGCAAG GCAGGACTCGTGGTGAAGCCCTTTACAGAGCACGAAGTCCTTCTTGGAATTCAAGTTAACGAAACTCAGCAA CTGGTGGAAGGAGGCTTGTTCAGCTCTTCATTATTGAGTTTATACCTTGAGCTAAGTGAAAGAACTCGGGAGTACACACAACTGTATTTTAACCTACACCAGTTGTACTTTGACTTTACTCACCTCGTATGTCGCACTGCTGTAG ATGCTGGTGCTGTCAGAGATGATCTTAGCCATCCTATTCACTCTGACAATTGCATCATACAGGAGAATGGACTGTGCAACAAAGTCCCTCCAGCGTATGCCCAGAGAGACTACAG TGGAATCCTTTACCTGAATGATGACTTCGAAGGAGGTGAGTTTTTCTTCACAGACAAAAGTCTACATGAGCAG GCTAGCGTGAAACCAAAGTGTGGTCGCTTGGTTGCATTTAATGCCGGAGACTTCCATGGTGTCAAAGCTGTTCAATCTGGTCGAAGATGCGCTGTTGCGGTTTGGTTCACTCTCAACCCAGACTTCATGGAACTTTCCAGAATCAATGCACTTAATCTGCTAAAAGACAAAAAGGCCATCCGTGATGAGCTCTAG